The Armatimonadota bacterium genome contains a region encoding:
- the lexA gene encoding transcriptional repressor LexA yields MAKGPTKRQEEILQFILEYTQNEGYPPSIREIGKKFDIGSLRGVTVHLDALERKGFISRANTPRSIRIIHPTYQTQNRSVMLPLLGTIAAGVPILAQEQVEDLIPVPAEMVRNIENAFLLRVRGDSMNGEGILPRDLVVIRPQSSANHGDLVAVLLGDEATVKRIHFDRDAIRLVAANPAYDPIVVEQEDARVVGRVVGLLRDYAGMAF; encoded by the coding sequence ATGGCAAAAGGACCTACAAAACGACAAGAAGAGATTCTCCAATTCATTTTGGAATACACCCAAAACGAGGGATATCCGCCGTCGATTCGAGAGATCGGAAAGAAATTCGACATCGGTTCGTTGCGTGGCGTGACGGTCCACCTTGACGCCTTGGAGCGAAAGGGTTTCATCAGCCGTGCAAACACGCCTCGATCGATTCGAATCATTCATCCGACCTATCAAACGCAAAATCGGTCGGTAATGCTCCCGCTTTTAGGAACAATTGCTGCGGGTGTTCCAATTCTTGCCCAAGAGCAGGTTGAGGATTTGATTCCAGTCCCCGCTGAGATGGTTCGCAATATCGAAAACGCGTTCCTTCTTCGTGTGCGAGGTGACTCGATGAACGGTGAGGGCATTCTTCCGCGCGATTTGGTGGTGATTCGTCCCCAAAGTTCGGCGAACCACGGCGATCTCGTCGCAGTTCTGCTTGGAGACGAAGCTACCGTGAAGCGGATTCACTTTGATCGCGACGCTATTCGATTGGTCGCGGCGAATCCTGCATACGACCCGATCGTTGTCGAACAGGAAGATGCCCGTGTCGTTGGACGCGTTGTAGGTCTGCTGCGAGACTACGCTGGAATGGCGTTCTAG
- a CDS encoding UvrD-helicase domain-containing protein — MVATLDLDSLNPQQREAVEWPGGPLQIFAGAGSGKTRVITYRIAKLIEDGCRPSRIMSVTFTNKAAKEMRERLENLIGSEARDLWMGTFHSTCAKLLRMYGEEIGLSRDFVIYDDGDQVGLVKDLLRRLDIDEKTTQPRGVLHEISRAKERLESPEKYAEFAAGYLEKTVSKVYALYQRELKKANALDFDDILMLAVELLEKSTEVRERLQERFLHVLIDEYQDVNFAQYRFAQLMTGKHRNITIVGDDDQSIYSWRGADVSLMLRFSSDYKDAKVITLAQNYRSTQRILSAAYDVIRHNKGRAEKQLWTSNTEGAPLTVSEAGTDSEEAMVVADSIVNAVRANRRSYGEYGILYRTNAQSRVLEEAFVTMRIPHVLIGGQRFYERKEIKDMIAYLRLLLNPVDGVSLKRVLNVPARGIGAGTLSVLEDWAVERNLTIWDAARDQAVQSQIMRKALTGINQFLGILDEGREMMETAKVTELLTFVMKASGYLDMLKADRTEESIARMENLQELLQVTQTYDGLEEEGGLAGFLENISLIADTDNLTDSGEAVTLMTMHSSKGLEFPVVFVVGLEEGVFPHSRSIGNEKEMEEERRLCYVAMTRAREELHLLHAERRSMFGTANFNRRSRFLDDIQQEGLSSLVQRRTHNVPGLQREVRSDRTGQYRVVDRPMPSSDMAVVKKPDWKAPFEIGQRVSHVKFGEGVVISCSPLKGNDAEVSVAFPGITGVKKLVQSLAKLEAV, encoded by the coding sequence ATGGTGGCCACACTTGACCTTGATTCTTTGAACCCCCAGCAACGTGAGGCCGTCGAATGGCCGGGTGGCCCATTACAGATTTTTGCTGGTGCTGGATCAGGCAAAACGCGGGTCATCACCTACCGAATCGCCAAGCTCATCGAAGATGGATGCCGGCCGAGCCGCATCATGTCGGTCACCTTCACTAATAAAGCCGCCAAGGAGATGCGCGAGCGTCTAGAAAACCTGATTGGAAGCGAAGCACGTGACCTTTGGATGGGGACATTCCACTCCACCTGCGCAAAGCTCCTGCGAATGTACGGTGAAGAAATTGGACTGAGCCGAGATTTCGTGATCTACGACGATGGCGATCAAGTGGGGTTGGTTAAGGACTTGCTCCGGCGCCTCGATATTGACGAGAAAACGACGCAACCTCGTGGTGTGCTGCATGAGATCAGCCGGGCGAAAGAACGGCTGGAATCCCCCGAAAAGTACGCCGAATTCGCTGCCGGATATCTGGAAAAGACGGTTTCGAAGGTCTATGCACTTTATCAGCGAGAACTTAAAAAGGCGAATGCGCTCGACTTTGATGACATCCTCATGTTGGCGGTCGAACTTCTGGAAAAGAGCACCGAAGTTCGCGAGCGGTTGCAGGAGCGGTTCCTACATGTTCTCATCGACGAGTACCAGGACGTCAACTTCGCGCAGTACCGATTTGCCCAACTCATGACCGGCAAGCACCGCAACATCACGATCGTGGGTGATGACGACCAGTCGATCTATTCTTGGCGCGGAGCGGATGTCTCGTTGATGCTGCGATTCAGCTCAGATTACAAAGACGCCAAGGTCATCACGTTAGCCCAAAACTACCGTTCAACTCAGCGGATTTTGAGCGCGGCATACGATGTCATCCGGCACAACAAGGGCCGAGCGGAGAAGCAGCTTTGGACCAGCAACACGGAAGGCGCACCACTCACCGTGAGCGAAGCTGGCACCGACAGCGAGGAGGCGATGGTTGTTGCCGATTCGATCGTAAACGCGGTTCGCGCTAACAGAAGATCCTACGGTGAGTACGGAATTCTGTATAGAACCAATGCCCAAAGCCGAGTTCTGGAAGAAGCGTTTGTCACCATGCGAATCCCGCATGTTTTGATTGGCGGGCAGCGATTCTACGAGCGCAAAGAGATCAAGGACATGATCGCCTACTTGCGATTGCTCCTCAATCCGGTGGATGGCGTTTCATTGAAGCGCGTGCTGAATGTGCCCGCACGCGGGATCGGTGCCGGGACGCTTTCTGTGCTGGAAGATTGGGCAGTAGAGCGAAACTTGACTATCTGGGATGCCGCTCGTGATCAAGCGGTCCAAAGCCAGATCATGCGGAAAGCACTGACTGGAATCAACCAGTTCTTGGGGATTCTTGACGAGGGTCGCGAGATGATGGAGACTGCAAAGGTCACCGAGCTCCTGACATTCGTGATGAAGGCGTCTGGATACCTGGATATGCTCAAAGCGGATCGAACCGAGGAGTCGATCGCGCGCATGGAGAACCTCCAAGAACTGCTACAAGTAACCCAAACCTATGATGGGCTGGAAGAAGAAGGCGGCCTAGCAGGATTTCTTGAGAACATCAGCCTGATTGCCGACACGGATAACTTGACTGATTCTGGAGAGGCAGTGACCTTGATGACCATGCACAGTAGCAAAGGTCTCGAATTCCCTGTAGTTTTCGTTGTCGGGCTCGAAGAAGGCGTTTTCCCTCACTCACGTTCGATCGGTAACGAGAAAGAGATGGAAGAGGAACGCCGCCTGTGCTACGTGGCGATGACCCGCGCGAGGGAGGAGCTTCATTTGCTCCACGCTGAGCGGCGGTCGATGTTCGGTACTGCAAACTTCAATCGGCGATCGCGATTTTTGGACGACATCCAACAAGAAGGGCTGAGTTCGCTGGTCCAACGCCGGACGCACAACGTGCCGGGATTGCAGCGCGAAGTGCGCTCCGACCGCACGGGGCAGTACCGCGTTGTGGACCGCCCGATGCCAAGTTCAGACATGGCTGTGGTGAAAAAGCCGGATTGGAAGGCTCCGTTTGAAATTGGTCAGCGGGTGAGCCACGTCAAATTTGGTGAGGGCGTCGTCATTTCTTGTAGTCCGCTCAAGGGTAACGATGCCGAAGTGTCGGTTGCATTCCCTGGAATTACTGGCGTCAAAAAATTGGTGCAAAGCCTTGCGAAACTGGAAGCTGTTTAG